A DNA window from Bos mutus isolate GX-2022 chromosome 11, NWIPB_WYAK_1.1, whole genome shotgun sequence contains the following coding sequences:
- the EDAR gene encoding tumor necrosis factor receptor superfamily member EDAR, with the protein MAHRGSCAGMAWLPVLLASLVCRAGAEEASCGENEFYNQTTGLCRECPQCAPGEEPYLSCGYGTRDEDYGCVPCPAEKFSKGGYQICRRHKDCEGFFRATVLTPGDTERDAECGPCLPGYYMLENRPRNIYGLVCYSCLLAPPNTKECVGASSGVSANFPHTPGSSTLSPPQLAHKAELSGQGHLATALVIAMSTIFTMAVAIVLIIMFYILKARPSAPACCPSAPVKSPEAPVSEEEEKKEAKDNVVIFSEKDEFEKLTAAPAKSAKSENDASSEKEQLLNRSLDSDEEPAPDGQGPPELCLLSLVHLARDKSATATRAAGIQSRRKKILDVYASVCGVVEGLSPTELPFDCLEKTSRMLSATYNSEKAVVKTWRHLAESFGLKRDEIGGMTDGLQLFDRISTAGYSIPELLTKLVQIERLDAVESLCADILEWVGVPPPAAPPPPAS; encoded by the exons GCGTCCCTGGTATGCCGGGCCGGTGCGGAGGAGGCCAGCTGTGGCGAGAATGAGTTCTACAACCAGACCACCGGGCTGTGCCGTGAGTGTCCGCAGTGCGCGCCAGGGGAGGAGCCCTACCTG TCCTGCGGCTATGGCACCAGGGACGAGGACTACGGCTGTGTTCCCTGTCCTGCGGAGAAATTCTCCAAGGGCGGCTACCAGATCTGCCGGCGCCACAAGGACTGCGAGGGCTTCTTCCGCGCCACGGTGCTGACCCCCGGGGACACAGAGCGCGACGCTGAGTGTGGGCCCTGCTTGCCTGG CTACTACATGCTGGAAAACAGACCGAGGAACATCTATGGCCTAGTATGCTACTCCTGCCTGCTGGCACCCCCCAACACCAAGGAAT GTGTGGGAGCCTCCTCGGGAGTTTCTGCCAACTTCCCCCACACGCCTGGCAGCAGCACCCTATCCCCGCCGCAGCTCGCCCACAAAG CAGAGCTCTCAGGCCAAGGACACCTGGCCACCGCCTTGGTCATTGCCATGTCCACCATCTTCACCATGGCCGTCGCCATCGTCCTCATCATCATGTTCTACATCCTGAAGGCCAGGCCGTCCGCCCCAG CCTGCTGCCCCAGCGCCCCCGTGAAGAGCCCAGAAGCCCCCGTGAGcgaggaagaggagaagaaagaagccaAAG acAACGTGGTGATCTTCTCCGAGAAGGACGAATTTGAGAAGCTGACGGCGGCTCCAGCCAAATCGGCTAAGAG CGAGAACGACGCCTCATCAGAGAAGGAGCAGCTGCTGAACCGGAGCCTGGACAGTGACGAGGAGCCGGCCCCAGATGGGCAGGGCCCCCCGGAGCTGTGCCTGCTGTCGCTGGTCCACCTGGCCAGGGACAAGTCAGCCACTGCCACCCGGGCGGCCGGG ATTCAGAGTCGAAGGAAGAAGATACTGGATGTGTATGCCAGTGTGTGTGGTGTTGTGGAAG GCCTCAGCCCCACGGAGCTGCCCTTCGACTGCTTGGAGAAGACCAGCCGGATGCTCAGTGCCACGTACAACTCGGAGAAGGCGGTGGTGAAGACGTGGCGCCACCTGGCCGAGAGCTTTGGGCTCAAGCGGGACGAGATTGGTGGCATGACAGACGGGCTGCAGCTGTTTGACCGCATCAGTACGGCCGGCTACAGCATCCCCGAGCTTCTCACCAAGCTGGTGCAGATTGAGCGGCTGGACGCTGTAGAGTCCCTGTGTGcggacatcctggagtgggtgggggTCCCGCCACCTGCTGCCCCGCCACCCCCTGCATCCTGA